A portion of the Aythya fuligula isolate bAytFul2 chromosome 10, bAytFul2.pri, whole genome shotgun sequence genome contains these proteins:
- the ABHD6 gene encoding monoacylglycerol lipase ABHD6 codes for MDLDVLNMFVIAGGTLAIPILAFVASFLLWPSALIRIYYWYWRRALGMQVRYVNYEDYQFCYSYRGRPGYRPSILMLHGFSAHKDMWLSIVKFLPKNLHLVCVDMPGHEGTTRSALDDYSIMGQAKRIHQFVECIKLNKRPFHLVGTSMGGNVAGVYAAQYPEDICSLTLICPAGLPSTNDSKFIKQLRELQESECIDRIPLIPSTPEEMADMLKLCSYVRFKVPQQILQGLVDVRIPHNDFYRKLFLEIVDEKSRHSLQENMGKIKAPTQVIWGKQDQVLDVSGAQLLASAIPDCHVSILENCGHSVVVERPWKTANLMLEFLALLHNAGNSKKQA; via the exons ATGGACCTGGACGTGCTGAACATGTTCGTCATCGCCGGCGGCACCCTGGCCATCCCCATCCTGGCCTTCGTggcctccttcctcctctggcCCTCGGCGCTCATCCGGATCTACTACTG GTACTGGCGTCGAGCGCTGGGTATGCAGGTCCGATACGTCAACTACGAAGACTACCAGTTTTGTTACTCCTACAGAGGGAGACCTGGCTACCGGCCGTCTATCCTGATGCTCCACGGCTTCTCAGCCCACAAGGACATGTGGCTGTCCATAGTCAAG TTCCTCCCCAAGAACCTGCACTTGGTGTGTGTTGACATGCCTGGCCACGAGGGCACAACCCGCTCGGCCTTGGACGATTACTCCATTATGGGACAAGCTAAGAGGATCCACCAG TTCGTGGAGTGCATCAAGCTGAACAAGAGGCCCTTCCACCTGGTCGGCACCTCCATGGGTGGGAACGTCGCTGGAGTTTACGCCGCGCAGTACCCAGAGGACATCTGCAGCTTGACTCTTATCTGCCCTGCAG GTCTGCCGAGTACCAACGATAGCAAGTTCATCAAGCAGCTCCGGGAGCTGCAGGAGTCTGAGTGCATCGACAGGATCCCTTTAATTCCCTCGACGCCCGAGGAGATGGCCGACATGCTGAAGCTCTGCTCCTACGTTCGCTTCAAGGTGCCGCAGCAG ATCCTCCAGGGCCTGGTTGACGTCCGCATCCCGCACAACGATTTCTATCGGAAAT TGTTTTTAGAAATCGTGGATGAGAAGTCCAGGCACTCCCTCCAGGAGAACATGGGCAAGATCAAAGCGCCGACGCAGGTCATCTGGGGCAAGCAGGACCAG GTCCTGGATGTTTCTGGTGCCCAGCTCTTAGCGAGCGCCATCCCGGACTGCCACGTGTCCATCCTGGAGAACTGCGGCCACTCGGTGGTGGTGGAGCGGCCGTGGAAGACGGCGAACCTCATGCTGGAGTTCCTGGCGCTGCTGCACAACGCGGGCAACAGCAAGAAGCAGGCGTGA